In Deferribacterota bacterium, the following proteins share a genomic window:
- the ilvA gene encoding threonine ammonia-lyase codes for MYSPYFKEIVKAYNRINKYINNTPLYYSHKLSNLFSGNIYLKLENLQRTGSFKIRGALNCILKNYELCKRGIITASAGNHAQGVAFGAQLLNVKSTIVMPKFSPLTKINNTKEYGANIILYGNNYNEASVFAEELAKKENLFFIHPFNNIDVITGQGTIALEILEKLKNCVDSIIVPVGGGGLISGIGIYSKQVNNNIKIIGVQTERVPSMYESLKKDKIITVNNAKTIADGISVHKVEENTFNICKNIIDQFYLVKDSEIARSILFLIENSKLIVEGAAATTLALLLKNNIHTKNKNIVLIISGGNIDVNLIDRIINKGLVASHRLIRITVKLKDTPGSLYKIAKLIGDNGANILDLRHYRSDIDLDIDESKVTFDLETKGKKHIELLIENINNAGYEVFFSEL; via the coding sequence ATGTATAGTCCATACTTCAAAGAGATTGTAAAAGCCTATAATAGAATTAATAAGTATATTAATAATACACCACTCTATTATAGTCATAAACTATCCAACCTTTTTAGTGGTAATATATATTTAAAACTAGAAAACCTCCAGAGAACCGGCTCTTTTAAAATTAGAGGTGCATTAAATTGTATCTTAAAAAATTACGAATTATGTAAAAGGGGTATAATAACAGCATCGGCAGGCAATCATGCGCAGGGCGTTGCTTTTGGTGCACAGTTATTAAATGTTAAATCTACAATTGTTATGCCCAAATTTAGCCCACTAACAAAAATAAACAATACCAAAGAATACGGGGCAAATATAATACTATATGGCAATAACTATAATGAAGCATCAGTTTTTGCAGAAGAACTAGCAAAAAAAGAAAACCTATTTTTTATACATCCTTTCAATAATATTGATGTTATAACAGGGCAAGGAACAATTGCCCTTGAAATCCTAGAAAAATTAAAGAATTGTGTAGATAGCATAATTGTACCAGTTGGAGGTGGTGGTCTAATATCGGGCATAGGCATATATTCAAAACAGGTTAATAATAATATTAAGATTATAGGCGTGCAAACAGAACGTGTACCATCAATGTATGAAAGCTTAAAAAAAGATAAAATTATTACAGTAAATAATGCTAAAACAATTGCCGATGGAATATCCGTTCATAAAGTTGAAGAAAATACATTTAATATCTGTAAAAATATTATAGATCAATTTTATCTTGTTAAGGATTCAGAAATAGCAAGATCAATATTATTCTTAATTGAAAATTCTAAACTTATAGTAGAAGGCGCTGCTGCAACGACTCTTGCTCTCTTACTAAAAAACAACATACATACTAAAAATAAAAATATAGTGTTAATAATATCAGGTGGCAATATAGATGTTAACCTCATTGACCGTATTATTAATAAGGGCTTAGTTGCATCCCATAGATTAATACGCATTACAGTAAAACTAAAAGACACACCAGGTTCTTTGTATAAAATCGCTAAGTTAATAGGTGATAATGGCGCTAATATACTTGATTTAAGACACTACAGAAGCGACATAGACCTAGATATTGATGAAAGTAAGGTAACATTTGATCTTGAAACAAAGGGTAAAAAACATATAGAATTATTAATAGAA